The following are encoded together in the Scytonema millei VB511283 genome:
- a CDS encoding sucrose-phosphate phosphatase — MEFLFVTDLDNTLVGDDRALSELNQKLSYHRHVHGTKIVYATGRSPILYQELQQEKNLISPDALVASVGTEIYLNGIDNPYTAWSEQLDLGWDRDKILAIAAHFADLTLQADSEQRPYKVSFHLARTVAAELLPQLESTLKQQGLEVKLIYSTGTDLDILPLRGDKGLAVKFLRSTWKVSPEKTVVCGDSGNDISMFATRETKGIIVGNASSELLEWHEANPGGDRYLAQAPCAGGILEGLGHFGFLG, encoded by the coding sequence GTGGAATTTCTGTTCGTAACCGACTTAGATAACACCCTCGTAGGTGACGATCGCGCCCTATCAGAACTGAACCAAAAACTCAGTTACCATCGCCACGTACACGGCACGAAGATTGTCTATGCTACAGGGCGATCGCCCATACTATATCAAGAATTGCAACAGGAAAAAAATTTGATCTCCCCCGATGCGTTGGTTGCGTCAGTGGGGACGGAAATCTATCTTAACGGGATCGATAACCCTTATACTGCTTGGTCGGAACAACTCGATCTAGGCTGGGATCGCGATAAAATTTTAGCGATCGCCGCTCATTTTGCCGATTTGACGCTACAAGCAGATTCAGAACAGCGTCCCTATAAAGTTAGCTTTCACTTGGCTCGAACTGTAGCAGCAGAACTATTACCTCAACTAGAATCTACCTTGAAACAGCAAGGCTTAGAAGTCAAATTAATCTACAGCACCGGAACCGATTTAGATATTCTGCCCTTACGCGGCGACAAAGGCTTAGCCGTCAAGTTTTTACGTTCAACTTGGAAAGTTTCCCCAGAAAAAACAGTCGTGTGCGGCGACTCTGGTAACGATATTTCCATGTTCGCCACCAGGGAAACCAAAGGAATTATCGTCGGTAATGCCAGTTCTGAATTACTAGAATGGCACGAAGCCAATCCAGGTGGCGATCGCTACTTAGCCCAAGCCCCCTGTGCAGGTGGTATCCTAGAGGGCTTAGGTCATTTCGGTTTTTTGGGATGA
- the ruvA gene encoding Holliday junction branch migration protein RuvA — MISYLKGTVASIVKSSSNRVILILEVNACGYEMQIPTRLSQELTAGEQTQIFTHLQVREEQPSLYGFGSSVQRDLFRLLIGVSGIGAALAIALLDTFDINDLVQAIVSNNTQLLLQTPGVGGKTAERICLELKSKLVSWSQTVGLATTTAAIPLAPNILEEVQAALLAVGYSPSEISQALTAVSQNALVPKNASPEEWMKQAMTWLSSQ, encoded by the coding sequence ATGATTAGCTATCTCAAGGGTACAGTTGCCAGCATTGTCAAAAGTAGCAGCAATCGCGTCATCCTGATTCTAGAGGTGAACGCTTGCGGCTATGAAATGCAAATTCCCACCCGACTATCGCAGGAATTAACTGCTGGCGAACAGACGCAAATCTTTACCCATCTCCAAGTGCGGGAAGAACAGCCATCACTGTATGGTTTTGGTTCTAGCGTACAACGAGACTTATTTCGCTTGTTGATCGGCGTTAGCGGCATTGGTGCAGCACTGGCGATCGCTTTGTTAGATACTTTTGATATCAACGATTTAGTACAGGCGATCGTCAGCAACAATACCCAACTTCTGCTACAAACCCCTGGTGTGGGTGGCAAAACTGCCGAACGCATTTGTTTAGAACTGAAAAGCAAATTAGTCAGTTGGAGTCAAACAGTTGGACTTGCCACAACGACAGCCGCCATACCCTTAGCCCCAAATATTTTAGAAGAAGTGCAAGCCGCACTCCTCGCCGTCGGCTACAGCCCCAGCGAAATTTCTCAAGCATTAACAGCCGTCAGTCAAAACGCCCTCGTACCAAAAAACGCCAGCCCTGAAGAATGGATGAAACAGGCAATGACTTGGTTGAGTAGCCAATAA
- a CDS encoding ABC transporter permease translates to MSVAKRQLPRLIRFSGRPSLSLQLTAIGLAITLIFLGIAILAPVFQAWGWIQNPTESLINPIHDPPSLKYLFGTTRQGYDVFSRTLYGTQAALQVVVLATAFGLIIGVPLGLVSGYLGGRLDRILLFFMDTIYTLPGLLLSVTLAFVVGRGILNAAIAISIAYIPQYYRVVRNHTVSVKTELFVEAAQAMGASTGRILTRYLFLNVVQSVPVLFTLNAADAILTLGGLGFLGLGLPEETPEWGHDLRLALEALPTGVWWTALFPGLGMTLMVVGLSLLGEGLNEFINPRLRKDSWSQTPP, encoded by the coding sequence ATGAGTGTGGCAAAACGTCAACTTCCCAGATTGATTCGATTTTCTGGTCGTCCTAGTCTATCTTTACAACTAACAGCGATTGGCTTGGCGATTACCCTAATTTTCTTAGGCATAGCAATACTCGCTCCTGTATTTCAAGCTTGGGGGTGGATTCAAAACCCTACAGAGTCGCTGATTAACCCAATTCACGATCCACCTTCGCTCAAATATTTATTTGGTACGACGCGCCAAGGTTATGACGTATTTTCACGCACGCTATACGGCACTCAAGCGGCGTTGCAAGTGGTGGTATTAGCCACAGCCTTTGGTTTAATTATTGGCGTACCTTTAGGTTTAGTCAGTGGCTATCTCGGTGGCAGACTCGATCGCATATTGTTATTTTTCATGGATACGATCTACACGCTACCAGGACTGTTACTTTCGGTAACGCTAGCCTTTGTCGTGGGTAGAGGAATATTAAACGCCGCGATCGCCATCAGTATCGCCTATATTCCCCAATATTACCGCGTCGTCCGCAACCACACCGTTAGCGTCAAAACCGAATTATTTGTCGAAGCTGCCCAAGCTATGGGAGCCTCCACCGGAAGAATTCTGACTCGATACCTCTTTCTCAACGTCGTGCAGAGCGTACCAGTATTATTCACTCTCAATGCTGCCGATGCCATTTTAACGCTGGGTGGCTTAGGATTCTTAGGTTTAGGACTACCAGAAGAAACACCAGAATGGGGTCACGATCTGCGTCTTGCCCTCGAAGCACTGCCAACCGGAGTATGGTGGACGGCGCTTTTTCCTGGCTTAGGCATGACACTAATGGTTGTAGGATTGTCTTTACTGGGTGAAGGTTTAAACGAATTTATCAACCCCCGCCTGCGAAAAGATAGCTGGAGTCAAACACCACCATGA
- a CDS encoding DUF4351 domain-containing protein, with product MNYDNICKYLAEQYPASFVRWLFSEPVSTEIQVLKTELSLEPIRADAVTLLQTTNQILHIEFQTLPDSEPPIPLRMLDYWVRLYRQYRCPVEQVVIFLKSTTSESAFIEQFSAPNTRHRYRVIRMWEQDPTLLLADNALLPLAVLAQANSPRALLEQVATQVDNIELSERKQNVSACVQLLAGLRFEQDLIQQLFREEIMRESVIYQDIIQKGIQQGKQEGELAVVLRLLTRRLGTIESEVQERLRSLTTTQLENLAEALLDFSNSDDLTNWLQSQGG from the coding sequence TTGAATTACGACAATATTTGTAAATATTTAGCCGAGCAATATCCAGCTAGTTTTGTCCGTTGGTTATTTTCAGAACCAGTATCTACAGAAATCCAAGTCCTCAAAACCGAATTGAGTCTTGAACCGATTCGCGCTGATGCTGTCACTCTCTTGCAAACAACCAATCAAATCTTACATATAGAATTTCAAACTCTACCTGACTCCGAGCCACCAATTCCTCTGAGAATGCTAGATTATTGGGTAAGACTGTATCGGCAATATCGCTGTCCAGTAGAGCAAGTTGTCATTTTTCTAAAGTCCACAACTTCAGAATCAGCATTCATCGAACAGTTCTCTGCGCCTAACACCCGCCATCGCTACCGAGTTATCAGAATGTGGGAGCAAGACCCTACTCTATTATTAGCAGACAATGCCCTACTACCACTAGCGGTTTTAGCACAGGCGAACTCACCCAGAGCTTTATTAGAGCAAGTTGCAACCCAAGTAGATAATATTGAATTATCAGAGCGAAAGCAAAATGTCTCGGCTTGCGTACAGCTACTAGCAGGATTGCGATTTGAGCAGGATTTAATTCAACAACTATTTCGAGAGGAAATTATGCGGGAATCCGTAATTTATCAAGACATTATTCAAAAGGGCATACAACAAGGCAAGCAGGAAGGCGAGTTAGCAGTTGTATTGCGCCTGCTTACCCGTCGCCTTGGGACGATAGAATCTGAAGTCCAAGAACGCTTGCGAAGCTTAACTACTACTCAGTTAGAAAATTTAGCAGAAGCACTATTAGATTTTTCTAATTCTGATGATTTGACTAACTGGTTGCAGAGTCAAGGAGGCTAA